The Candidatus Tanganyikabacteria bacterium region CTGCGAGAGCATCGGGATCGGTCGCCCGGCGGGAGCGCGCCGCGAACCGATTGACGACCTCCATGGGATCGTAGTCAGCCCGGAACAGGGCGCGGTCAAGCCATTCGCGGATGCGGTCCCGCAGCGGCAAGACGAATGCGGCGACCAGCAGGGTGCCGGCCACTTGGTTGAGCCCGGCCGCCCCTCCCAGCGCCCCGAGGCCGCCCACCACGAGCAGGTACAGGATCGTGAGCGAGGCCGCGAGCAGCCCGTAGGTGAGCGAGCGCCGGATCGGCACCTCGATGGCGAACAGGCGCGAGTACACTATGGCCGCCGCGATGCCCGCGGGAGTTCCGAACATGAGGATCTGGGCCGCCAGGCCGCTCCACACCGGAAGCGGGAAGGTGCTCGAACCTTCCATGACCATGAGCAGGCCGCCGGCCAGCGCCAGCGTCAGGCCTACCCCGATGATCGCGCCCTGCGCGCGCTCGGCGGCGGTCGAACGGCGATCGGTGGCCGTCCAGACCAGGTTGCCGAGCAACACCAGGTTGGCTGCCAGCGCGAGGCTCCACGGCCCGACGTAGGTGAGGATGCGAAAGCGATCGGCCGCCAGCGCCCAGAGGAGCACGCAAGCGACGAGCGCCCATGCCGCGACGTTTGCGCCCTGGAGGTACGCGTGGCGGGTGCCGCCGAGACGGCGGGGCAGCATGAGGGACAGGTGGACGGTGGCGGCTCCCAGCGCGACCCCGGAGATCGTGTTGGCCCACGCCGGGACTCCGCAGGCCATCGCCTGCAGGTAGACGGTCATGTAGGCCAAAGCCGCCGTCCAGGAGAAGGCCAGGTGGGCCCGCGTGACCGGAACCCCCGGCCGGAGAATGGACACGACCGCGCCGAGCACCAGGTAGACCAATCCGGTCAGGAAGAACATGAAGGCCGACAAGAACCAGTCCGCGAGCCCGAAGCGCTGCGTCGGCACATCGAGCGTCAGCCGGGTCCGGCGATCCGCGGCATCGACCCGCTCGACGTCGTAGCGGATCACGGTGCCGGCCGGCGCCGCCCGGGCCGCGGCCATCACGGCGCCGCCGGTCGAGGCCGGCCGGCCGTCGACGGCCAGGATGCGATCGGTAGTCCGCAGGCCCGCCTTGGCGCCGGTCCAGCTCGAGACAAGCGTGAACGGGACCGAGCGGTCGGTCGCCAGCGGGAAGCCCGGAAACGTCCTGCCCAGATCGCCGATGGACAGCGCAAGCGACGTGGACCCGACCATGACCAGGAGGGCCGCGACGGCCCAGAAGGCGGCGCGGCGAATCCGATCGGCCATCGCGGTAGGAATGGAGATGGCGCCTGCCTTCCGTCGACAGGGGCGACCTATCCTTTCCATCTTACCCGCCGGGGAAGCGAGCAAGCCCAAGACCTCCGAGCGGCCGGGTCGATGGGATCGTGCGTGTAATGAACGCGCGTGACATGATCGTTACCTCCCTTGGAAGCCAATGGAGGGCCAACCTTGTTCAAGTTCGTCCATGCCGCCGATCTTCACCTCGACACGCCGTTTTCCGGCCTGGGCGAGGTTTCGCCGGCCGTCGCCGCCGAGCTGCGCGACGCGTCGCTGGGCGCCTTCGATCGGCTCGTAGACCTGACAATCCGTGAGGACGCGGCTTTCCTGCTGCTTGCGGGCGATATCTACGACGGCCCGGACCGGGGGATGCGGGCGCAGCTGCGCTTCTATCGCGGGCTCGAGCGCCTGGGTCGGGCGGGCATCGAGGCGTTCGTCGTCCACGGCAACCACGATCCGCTGGCTGGCTGGTCGGCGGTGGGCGGCGTGCGCGACTGGCCGGAGGGCGTCCACGTCTTCGGCGCGGACGCCGTGGCGTCGCGGCAGGTCCTGCGGGATGGCCGGCTGCTGGCGGTCGTGCACGGCATCAGTTACCCCCGGCGGGACGTGTCCGAGAACCTCGCGCTGCGCTTCGCGCGCACGGCCGACCCGGCGCTCCATGTCGGGCTGCTGCACTGCAACGCTGGCGGCAATCCCGACCACTACCCTTACAGCCCCACCTCCGTCGAGGCGCTCGCGGCGCGCGGCATGGACTACTGGGCCCTGGGGCACGTGCACCGCGGCGCCGTGCTGCGGGAGGCCGATCCGTGCATCGTGTACCCGGGCAATCTCCAGGGCCGGTCGCCCAAGCCGAGCGAGTGCGGGCCCAAGGGCGCCTACGTCGTCGAGTCGGACGGCGGCCGGATCTCCGCGCTCCGGTTCGAGCCGCTGGACGTGGTGCGTTTCGAGCGGGTCTCGATCGACGTCGGCGAGCTAGCCGATCTGCCCGCGGTCTCCGATGCGCTCCACGAGGCGGCGGGGAATCTGCGCGAGGCGGCCGGCCTGCGCGGCGTGGTCGTGCGCGCGGCGCTGACGGGCACGACGCCGCTGCACGCCCTGCTTGCCGATAGGCGCGCCCGGGCGGAGCTCCTGCGGGATCTGCGCGAGCGGTCGGACACTTCCGCGCCGTTCGTCTGGTGGGACGACGTGCACCTGGCCACCCGGCCGCCCGGGCTGGATCGCGAGACCTTGCGGCAGAGCCCCGACTTCCGCGGCGAGTTGCTGCGCGAGGCCGAGCGGCTCTCGGCCGATCCCGAAGCCCTTGCCGCCTTCCTGGCCGATGCGACGGCGCCGCTGGGCAGGTGGCTTGACGCGCGCCGCGGGCGCCTGGAAACGCTGGCGGCAAGCGACGAGGCGGGAGGCGCCGCTCCGGGCGGCGCGATGGCGCGTGCGACCG contains the following coding sequences:
- a CDS encoding DNA repair exonuclease translates to MFKFVHAADLHLDTPFSGLGEVSPAVAAELRDASLGAFDRLVDLTIREDAAFLLLAGDIYDGPDRGMRAQLRFYRGLERLGRAGIEAFVVHGNHDPLAGWSAVGGVRDWPEGVHVFGADAVASRQVLRDGRLLAVVHGISYPRRDVSENLALRFARTADPALHVGLLHCNAGGNPDHYPYSPTSVEALAARGMDYWALGHVHRGAVLREADPCIVYPGNLQGRSPKPSECGPKGAYVVESDGGRISALRFEPLDVVRFERVSIDVGELADLPAVSDALHEAAGNLREAAGLRGVVVRAALTGTTPLHALLADRRARAELLRDLRERSDTSAPFVWWDDVHLATRPPGLDRETLRQSPDFRGELLREAERLSADPEALAAFLADATAPLGRWLDARRGRLETLAASDEAGGAAPGGAMARATDLALELIGGEDR